A window of the Gossypium arboreum isolate Shixiya-1 chromosome 2, ASM2569848v2, whole genome shotgun sequence genome harbors these coding sequences:
- the LOC108469096 gene encoding uncharacterized protein LOC108469096, whose protein sequence is MAATATATATTAQTHRPNPLLKAPPPRSKLACFSFAAYSKTLIHHLQTLDIPILPGLTDHEFTSIESAFHFTFPPDLRSILQEGLPIDPSFPNWRSSSPQQLNVLLSLPLLSLSKNITLHNFWSPSWGTKPSNPNEALGLVRRLFTTAPVLIPIYRNCYIPSTPNMAGNPVFYVDGEEVRILSFDVNRFFQEVEFLRRGGVFKPFMRKRRNGVDNKVPAWAATAARRIEFWTDVAEKGRRVVARGVTTGWWWRKEEEEFRLGGCLEEVFWRLRDGGWREEEVKDMMMMDGCDQTQIKPKIGTRPLIDGDDAAWHTRVLSVVLLRAGWSREDVLYSLDLDDIDGDEGLYLELQSPSSCCIDEG, encoded by the coding sequence ATGGCTGCAACAGCAACAGCAACAGCAACGACAGCCCAAACCCACCGTCCAAACCCTTTACTCAAAGCTCCACCGCCAAGATCAAAGCTCGCTTGTTTCTCTTTCGCTGCATATTCCAAAACCCTTATCCACCATCTTCAAACCCTCGACATCCCCATCCTGCCTGGTTTAACCGACCACGAATTCACCTCCATCGAATCGGCTTTTCACTTCACTTTCCCACCCGACCTCCGTTCCATACTTCAAGAAGGTCTCCCCATCGACCCTTCGTTCCCAAATTGGCGATCATCATCACCTCAGCAACTCAACGTTCTCCTCAGTCTTCCTTTATTGTCTTTATCAAAGAACATTACGTTGCATAACTTTTGGTCTCCGTCTTGGGGTACTAAACCTTCGAATCCAAATGAAGCTTTGGGTTTGGTTAGAAGATTGTTTACAACAGCGCCTGTTTTAATTCCTATATATCGGAATTGTTATATCCCTTCGACGCCGAACATGGCGGGAAACCCTGTTTTTTACGTCGACGGTGAGGAGGTTAGGATATTGAGCTTTGATGTTAATAGGTTTTTTCAAGAGGTTGAGTTTTTGAGGAGAGGTGGGGTTTTCAAGCCTTTCATGAGGAAGAGAAGGAATGGCGTTGATAACAAAGTGCCGGCTTGGGCGGCGACAGCGGCTCGGAGGATCGAGTTTTGGACGGACGTGGCGGAGAAAGGGAGGAGGGTGGTGGCGCGTGGGGTGACGACGGGGTGGTGGTGGAGAAAGGAAGAGGAGGAGTTCAGGTTAGGCGGGtgtttggaggaagtgttctggagGTTGAGAGATGGAGGGTGGAGAGAAGAGGAGGTGAAGGACATGATGATGATGGACGGCTGTGATCAAACACAGATTAAACCAAAAATTGGGACCCGACCCTTGATCGACGGAGATGACGCCGCGTGGCATACGCGGGTTTTGTCGGTTGTGTTATTGCGTGCGGGTTGGAGTAGGGAAGATGTACTGTACTCGCTTGATCTTGATGATATCGACGGTGATGAAGGCCTGTATTTGGAACTTCAATCGCCCAGTAGCTGTTGCATTGATGAGGGATGA